The nucleotide sequence TAACTCGTTTATAACATTTCATTTCTTCAGGGAGATCGAGGACCCCAAGGATGTAATCAGTGTGATTACAGACAATAACCTGAAGGATTTCTGTAGCCAGTTCTGCCTCTCTGTGTTCAACCGCAAGAGGAAACCAGGGACTATTTCCATGCCTTCTTTCCAAGAGCCCACCGCCCCGATGTGCAGTATGTGCAAGAAGAGCGACACGGTAAGGGAGAAAACAGACAACCACTGGTTTGACTAGTTCACTCTCATTTCTAAGTCAACCTCAGGTGAAGTTACATGAGGAAatgtttgatttgacttgatcaTCCTGCCTGATTTGATAACCCCCCATCTCAGATTCAGCACGAAGTGACTCACCAGGGCTCCTTGCACAAACTGTGTAGCGATGAGTGTTTCATGCGCTTCCGCTCCTCCCACAACCTGGTCATAAATGTGTGTGAGAGCTGTGGCGAGTACTGCGCCAGTACTGACAGGAACTGCCGGTCGCTCCGAGTAGAGGGCGTCACCATGAAGTTCTGCAGTCTAACCTGCATTAGCACTTTTAAACGGGTACGTATGCACAGTCAggtagtacacacacagacagtcctcCATAGAAACTGGAGTCCACTTTTAAAAACGGTCTGGCCTTGATGGTCATATGTACTCTTAACTTCTATCAGGTATATTCAGTGGAGGATGGGCCTCCCCTCCGAGTCTTGTTTCTCTCAATGAGTTTCTATGAATACATTATTGATATTATACACATTTGTCTCACTGAGTCCCCCTGTGCCACCTCCGCCATCatcaaatctcttcttcttatcaactctttcccattgttcctgtaTGATAGACGACCACCAAGGTGATGCCGTGCGGTCACTGTCGTAATCTGAGACTCATGTCTGACATGGTGGAGAGCACCGATATGGATGGCAAGGTGGAGCTCTTCTGCAATTCCATCTGTGTCAATAACAGCCGGCCACAGAACGACCTGTCAGGTAGCATTGACTTTACCATTGTATAAGCGGAAGTCTACAAATGTGTTTTCATTGATCAATATTGTAGGCCATATGTTGTCTGAAATATGTTTTTGACTGGTATAATTTTTTCTGGGATGCATCTGCATGTCGATTTAGTCCAATAATTATTACTCAGAGAGTGGAAAAAACCCTGCAGTGGATTCGGTCGGGATTTATTTTCCGCTAGCCAGCAAACAATTTCGTGTTTCAACCAATATTTTGCCATGAAATtggtttaacatttttatttgcagTGGTATTTAAAAAAGTTGTCACACACAGGAACGGCGTTCCCTTGTACCTACTGCAAAGTGAAGGCTGTCTCTCAGTACCACCTGGCCATGGTAGACGGCAGCATCCGCAACTTCTGCTCTTACACCTGCGTCAAGACTTTCCGGGTATTCGTTGATTAATTGGCTAAATGGATCAAAACAGACTGTATGTTACGTATGATCTGTGCTTTCTGTGTGTGCATATTAGAGACTGTTCATTCTCAGTTAGGTAAATTTGAGAGGGATTTTGTGTTTTTCAGCATGCATTTAGGTTCAGGTTTATTTGACAATTGTACCAAACATAAAAAACGCAATGCATACAATACAGGTCAAATTGAAAAGATAGCAATCAGCCTATATATAATGGATTGTACAGAATACATCATGTTTTTGAATGTGTTCTCCTTTGATGTAATGTGGTAGGAGGCTGAAGGCAGCCAGCTTCCCCCCCAACTGGGCCAGATGAACGGCTCCTCATCCACTGCTCCTCCCATGGTGTCTCCGTACCTCCACAcccctccagcaccaccccaggGCTACTCCCATCCTTACCCCCCGTCCTGGGTCCACACCACTGGCCGCCCGTACCCACCAACCCAGACCTCTGCTGCACCTCTATCCTATCGAGCCGCCCCAGGCTTGGCTAGGGCCTACGGGGTGGGGCAGCATCAACCAGCGCCGCCCATGGCACCCTCCTCCTTTACCTCCGCCCCCAGTGGAcctgtgaaactctcctgccatcAGTGTCCTCAGCAGTTCCGCTGGAAACCTGAGCTCTATGAGTACAATGTAAGTACCTCTCTCTTGATCCTGTACCTTGTTTATTACATTTGAGGTGTTCTGGGAATGGTCGTTTTGTGATAGGTATTGTAGTTTTGTCTAATAATGCTTTTGCGATGGGAGTTGTAGTTTTATCTCTAATGCTGTTTGTCCTCCTGGGCTTGTGTTGTGTTCTTTCAGGGTCGCACCATGCAGTTCTGTTGTAAACTGTGCTGTGTTGAGTTTAAGAAACGGAGTAATATCAAAGTGAGGTGTGAATACTGCAAACTGGAGAAGGTGGTCAAAGAAGTCATCAGATATGACCTCATCGACCGGCCCTTCTGCAGTGAGAGTGAGTACCAAAGACCCTTTCTCCTAGTCCTTTTTGACAATTTATGCCATAAATATAACAATGATGTAATAATTTGTTTTGAGTATAATATTGTACATtaacctgtctgtgtgtgggtgttgtaacAGGCTGTAAGCTGCTCTTCAAGCACGACATGAAGGGGCCATGGCGGACGTGTGCCTATTGTGCCGACATCAGCCCCAAGATGATCCACAACCACTTTGGTGGCAGGATGCAAGAGTTCTGCAGGGACGCGTGCATGTCCAACTACACTGTTCTCTTCTATGAGGTCAGAGCCAGAATAATCTTTATGCATGTTGACCTCTGGGGCTGTATGTAGCAAGcatctgagtaggagtgctgatttgggATAAATTTTGCATTAAGACGACAATGAATAAGACTGCAGGGACCTGATTCCAGATTAGGACTCCTACTCTGAGTCGCTTTATGAATACATGCCCTGATCTCTCACTCTTGATTTGATTACCTTACAACCACTTCCTGGGACATATATATGTAGTTCACAAATGGCTGAAGCCCTTTGAATTGCTGAACTGTTTGTTGTCCTTCCCCTACCCAGATGGCTAAGTGTGAGTGCTGCAGACGTCAAGGGAAGATGAGAGAGCAACTGAAGTGTTTTGGGGCAATTAGGCACTTCTGTAACCTGGAGTGTGTTATTCAGTACTGCTATCAGACCTTCCAGCTGCACCCCCGGACTAGCAACGGCACCACTACTACACAGGGTACTACTAAATTATATACACGTTTCTCTTGAAAACGACTACCTGGTTGGATGACCTATCGCTGCATTTCAGTTTAATGACTGCCTTAGGCCTACTACTCAACATGtctccccttctttctccccCTGTAGCTCCGTCCCaacctctgttctccctctccaaGCCAGCTCCTGTCATTGCTGATGTTGTCTCGTTGGCCACCTCTCCTGCTGGCCAGCCCCATGCTACGGCTGCCACTGCCCTGACAGGTAGCTAGTACACTCATTGAGAACACTGGCTAACACCGAGCACGGTTAAGACATTTGTGAAGAAGTGGTCGACTAATTTAAGCTTTTGTAGTTCagactgttttttgttttgcttaTAGGTGCTCTTCCGACGTCTAACTCTCACGGCAAGAGCCTTGGCGATGCCAGCACCCAGACGGATGCCATGAGGATCTCAGCCCGCCGTCGGATCATGAAGAACAAGGCCATCATCTGTAAACCCCTCATGCTGGACCAGGAAACCAGCTGCCCGATTCAGATGCAGACAGCAGAGAAACCAATGGCACCCATGGgtaaaacaacaaactgacattcAAAACATCAGAAATGCTAACCTAGTCGCTGATGCCAACTCAGCGATTTCTATATCTCGattctttaaattatttttatatttttggaaCAAACTAGCTACTTTTTAAGATGTCCCGTCCATAAAGGTATTATTAATAACTTAATTATATTTCAATGGCCCCACCCTTCCACTGAATTTGTAAATCAGACCTTCCACTACATGTTCATAGTACGACCACTTGGTTTAAAGGGTTAGTAAGGATCTCtgattgtaggccgtcattgtaaataagaatttgttcttaactgactttaaataaaggttaaataatagtCTCTCTCTCGTTGTTGTTGTAGGGTTCACAGAGACTGGGTTCACGTACACAGAGAACGGGGAGAAAGTACGGGTGGTTGTGATGCCCGTTCCTGTGCCAGTCTTCATCCCAGTGCCCATGAACCTGTACACCCAGTACACTCCTGTGCCCATGGGTATCCCCGTGCCTGTACGTTTGCTCTGCGTCCTCTTCTCATGCCTACATCCATTTTCTCTTTAAATGCCTTTAATAGATACTTTATTTACCACTTTTCAAAGGGAATTACCAGGAAGTACCCATCCCTGGTGGCCTAAACACTCACATGCCCCCCCACACACCCTCGTGTTTTGGATTGTTATTCTTCTGAGGACCCTACTAATACCCCCACCATGTTTCATTGTGTGTTCTTTTAATGGTTGGTTAACTTGGCTGGTTAAACCATGTTTTGTTCTCTGCCCTCTGTCCAGGTGCCAGTGCCCATGGTAATACCCCCCTCATTAAGCCGTTCAGAGCTCAAGGACAAGAAAGATGGTGTCGCATCTCAAACCATGgccgagcaggaggaagaggagaaagacaaaCCTGTCTCCCATGGAGGTGAAGAGAAACGTTTGTACTCTGAGCTGCGGCTGTGTATGTATGAGAACGTGACTGTCTAACTTTGTTGCTTGGCACATCAGCTGACTGCTGCTTTCTTGAACGGGTCTCTCTTGCATTTATCTCAATATTTAGACTAACCTGTATTAATAGATAAACACTCTTTTAGAAAAGCAAACTTTTAAATGAAAATCACTCTGGTGGAGGATCTTACTGAAGGGATAGATAacatggtgtctgtctgtgtggtgtttatCCACAGACCAAGGCAGCGCCTACAGTGGAGACCTGGAGTCTGAGGCTGTGTCCACCCCCCACAGCTGGGGTGGAGAGGATGAGTCCACATCCAACCCCCAGAGAGGGGCAGAGGGTCCTGTCGAGCCCCCCAGCACAACATCCTCCCCCAGCATGTTGGACCTAGAGGCTGACTACCCCCCTGGTGAGAAAGGCTCTGAGAATAACAACATAGCTACATTTATGTTCCAAAGTTTTTTATTAGGTGAAAAATATTTATTCATCCTTTATTTatccagttaagaataaattatagttgcactagctaggtttccattcaatttgcgacagattttcatgcgaatattctagaaACTGCTtatagaaaatatgcacattttcccaccagttgtATGTTTCTACCAAGTTTACTTGTTGTGGAAACAATTAGTGcatgatgacgtagtacacacacaatgtatttttcgcttaagttttcatgcaCCGAATAAAAATCAAAAGTTTGTGTTTTCAtcccattttcaactctaccgatagttttgtcacaagttgttgcgttaaatagcaaatatgtctactctggtcttggcacctgcTCTCTAGCTAACATCTctcagatacagtgcgggtaggcagTGCGGGTTGTCTagtctacatgagattattatggataaactgcagtcaagcatcgatcatcatgtcaccagaatataaCCCTCAATATATATTGGAAAGCGGCGTCAACCTCATCACCGTGTacgttcaccaccctgtgaagttcatcataacttatttcatctatagcctaactgcatggtttcccgagtcgtagtgggaggactcCACACCATATCATGGgcgtgactcccaagtttacttcgatatgatggttattttatcaatatttgcgcataatgGCGTTTCCACCAACATTCCCCGGCAATTAATttaacagacacaaaaagatcccaccgtgtcgaacgaacaaattatgTCGCCATTTGTAAAATTACCCcgacacttcctgtttccatcacagctgtcgtgatttatttTTATACGATACTCGCATAAAAATTgtagatggaaacgtggttaatgATGAACTTGCCAATTCCCACAGATCACATTTGTATCCCCTGTGTAACTGTGTATTCAATGCTGTTTCAGAGTCGTTTGATCGTGCTGCAGTGAAGGTACAGAGGCTGACTGTACAGGCCACAAGACACAAGAGACCCAAAGATGGCTTCCCTCCCAGAAAACGGGTATGTCTATACTGTAGTGTGCGTCCCAAACGGTACCCTATTTATTTTATAGTGGGGTTACTGGTCTAACGCTATAGGTAACATAACTAGTTAGGTCACATCAGCACCATTATTACTATTGCCTGCAATAGGATTTCATTATTAGATAATGATATCAGAGATATTATACAGTAAAAGCAAGTCGTTTCTCCTTCCACTACGTTGTTGGTCCAAACctttttccctttccctttctgtatTGCAGAGTCGTAAGCAAAGTGGGACTATGGACATGGTGGAGCAAACTGTTTCACTCCCTCCTGCCAGATCAAAACTCCACCACGAGTACGGGGTGAAAGCCTGGAAGAATTGGGTCCTGCAGAGGAACAAGCGGTTTGACTGTGAATTTGCCAAAGATCCCTGTGAGTCAATTCTAACTGCACATGCAATTTTTAGGTCTTTGCTTGTCATGTAGAttgattgatttgaattgatttgttAATTAAAGTGCCTTGCAACATCTCAGATGCCATGCCCAGATGAGTTTAAAATATGCTAGCGGTATTTATGTATAGTACCTCTGGTGTTCAGTGGCCATCTTTCTCGCTATGGCAGCTAAATCCATGGTTCTCTCATCTGGTTTTCTGTGCCCTTGTCTCTCCTACGGCAGCTAAGTCCATGGTTTTGAAGGAGGACGTGTTGCAGTGTAACTCCTCTGAGCTTAGTTATGGCCTCTGTCGCTTCATCAGTGAGGTCCGTCGCCCCAACGGTCAGGCCTACCCTGCTGACAGCATCTTCTACCTCTGTCTGGGCATACAGCAGGTATTGAACCTCCATGTTTATCTTATTCCGTACTATGTTATTCACTGTGGTACCACCTTTTCTGTCTGTCAGTGGCCATACTTAAAATACGGTTCAGTCTAAAGCCCCAGTTATACTGATGTGATGGCAGCTAATACTGTTTGCAGACTATTACCATCAATATTATCTGGACTTTTCCTATAGCAACTTCCCCAGGGGCAGCAACATCAAATTGTACTTGCCCCTCTGCCAaatatgatatacagtgcctaatgcctctctccctcaccatctctcATTTGGCTCACCAGTATCTATTTGAGAATGGAAGGATAGAGAATATCTTCACTGATGTGCTCTACCACAAGTTCACCATGGAGATTACTATGATGCTACATTTCTGGAGACCTACCCTGCTGCCTAGCGGTAAGAATATTTCTAGTCTTCTATAAGTTTCTTCTTCTACGCCTGTCGTAtccctttaaaacttcttaggaataggcgtcccgtcaacgtggcagttgtaaatcatgcagcgccatgtgtcacgatcgcagattttagagaaacaacaaatgtcggtacatataagtgtcttatatcggctgaaagcttaaattcttgttaatataactgcactgtccaatttacagtagatattactgcgaaaaaatgccatgctattgtttgaggagagctcctaacaactaaacacttttttcaccgcgaaaggtttgataaattcacctctgaaggtgaaatgtgtacttacattctgaaatcttgctctgatttgtcatccaaagagtcccagagataacatgaagtgtcgttttgtttgaTGAAATCCTTTTTAaaatcctaaaaaggtccatatagcacgcacgatcgattttgtatttccacttgtTCAATTTGCATAGAAAGGAATtttgtgaaaatctaaccctaaacgttgtttcaaccagccaaatcacgttcgtatttattcctcagattctagaacgtaaccagacttcactatatcattaggagtgTAGTATATCCTTTAGGACACCagatttggtcagagagcgacgccttcatggcgcGCTGATGACgtgggcggtcttcacttgattgactgtaactttgtcaaataagtaccaatcggggtcaaacaaagctagctagatagccaataaGCTGGACGGAAACCCTGTATCTGGCGCAAAATGTTGCTGTTAACCTTAACCtaagccttttccttttggacaaaaatacaAGAATATGGAGTgttatgaaaactgggtgttttgcaaatgttgaacttataatatggctactaatactagaaaagctaaatcaaagtccaagtatacagatttgacaatactcttgcagaaaaatgtcatgtaaatgtctccttcacgatttgcccaaatgtacctgggtgacttcacactaaatgtcatgtagtttgctcatacttcaagttatccgtctgaaactttgcacatacactactgCTATCTTGTGAACACCattggaattacaaccagagtgatggctagatttgggacctttctgttgcatttcaaagatggtggtagggggggaaaaactgttgtttttttctttgtattttcttctaccagatctattatgttattctcctacattcaattcacatttccacaaacttcaaagtgtttcatttcaaatggtacaaagaatatgcatatccttgctataggcagttagatttgggtatgtcattttaggtgaaaattggggGGGAAAGGGGGCCATCCCTACGTTTCTTTTTATACGGCTGTCGTATCCCTTTAATATCGCTGGGACATTTGAAATGCATAAAAAATGATGACCCATACCTCTGACCCTCCCTCCACTGTCTgtctctaggctacctgcattcCCGTGTGGAGGAGGAATACCTGTGGGACTGTAAGCAGCTGGGGGCCCACTCCCCCT is from Salvelinus sp. IW2-2015 linkage group LG9, ASM291031v2, whole genome shotgun sequence and encodes:
- the LOC111968537 gene encoding zinc finger MYM-type protein 4: MAESEEAKQKSQHELRLSKAFDEAVKLSAPTAGESQRQHTPLSTRSLWSSISTGPVFGAPEPVGRPDVDHDFSSDDEGNVFPHISHPTSTTFSLAGLGVGQPEDELDGVPVFGADEEEEWDIALPKVALGDVESDRESGGRPAGSPDTRRAETQDDQNSTDRFLDAVSLSNIRTASEVASQMQGESHLSTNLSQSPSPDNSLDGVRQNRSIAGGSSRQERSESVFQNPVVGNREQPPISPLMNIKDEPIDEGYDCALLPSTRSIKEELDNTAPEEVLRISSVFSVGGGNAYGSPTAAPQTPTSIFGPGRSLVPQGPTITLRSLAPVPQPPPPQPQPPSGSNPANAVRVSCSGCSKILLRGQTAFQRKGSTQLFCSTVCLTGFTLPPIKLRTCYQCLKEIEDPKDVISVITDNNLKDFCSQFCLSVFNRKRKPGTISMPSFQEPTAPMCSMCKKSDTIQHEVTHQGSLHKLCSDECFMRFRSSHNLVINVCESCGEYCASTDRNCRSLRVEGVTMKFCSLTCISTFKRTTTKVMPCGHCRNLRLMSDMVESTDMDGKVELFCNSICVNNSRPQNDLSGTAFPCTYCKVKAVSQYHLAMVDGSIRNFCSYTCVKTFREAEGSQLPPQLGQMNGSSSTAPPMVSPYLHTPPAPPQGYSHPYPPSWVHTTGRPYPPTQTSAAPLSYRAAPGLARAYGVGQHQPAPPMAPSSFTSAPSGPVKLSCHQCPQQFRWKPELYEYNGRTMQFCCKLCCVEFKKRSNIKVRCEYCKLEKVVKEVIRYDLIDRPFCSESCKLLFKHDMKGPWRTCAYCADISPKMIHNHFGGRMQEFCRDACMSNYTVLFYEMAKCECCRRQGKMREQLKCFGAIRHFCNLECVIQYCYQTFQLHPRTSNGTTTTQAPSQPLFSLSKPAPVIADVVSLATSPAGQPHATAATALTGALPTSNSHGKSLGDASTQTDAMRISARRRIMKNKAIICKPLMLDQETSCPIQMQTAEKPMAPMGFTETGFTYTENGEKVRVVVMPVPVPVFIPVPMNLYTQYTPVPMGIPVPVPVPMVIPPSLSRSELKDKKDGVASQTMAEQEEEEKDKPVSHGDQGSAYSGDLESEAVSTPHSWGGEDESTSNPQRGAEGPVEPPSTTSSPSMLDLEADYPPESFDRAAVKVQRLTVQATRHKRPKDGFPPRKRSRKQSGTMDMVEQTVSLPPARSKLHHEYGVKAWKNWVLQRNKRFDCEFAKDPSKSMVLKEDVLQCNSSELSYGLCRFISEVRRPNGQAYPADSIFYLCLGIQQYLFENGRIENIFTDVLYHKFTMEITMMLHFWRPTLLPSGYLHSRVEEEYLWDCKQLGAHSPFVLLNTLLFFGTKLFQFKTQSQHRRLSFANFTHCTRVTKNGKSAFLRFRPCQDTAELLALPAKRKLDEQDGDMEMPENTENPLRCPVRLYEFYISKCSESVKNRPGLFYLQPELSCLSNSSLWYSGQQLEGAALESMLTRILAVREVHLDEPPLHHHSTEDSSASTDDNDDSS